In a single window of the Ignavibacteria bacterium genome:
- the radA gene encoding DNA repair protein RadA has protein sequence MAKPVTKYICQNCGYVSLRWLGKCPECDSWNTFVEEIVQTDKHKLKSRSSDIVSAKLTNLSKVADINITEDKRIVSTIEELDRVLGGGVVPGSVVLVGGDPGIGKSTLMMQLSDKIKNNTILYVSGEESPKQIKLRCERLGFAHDEFYILSETSLEIIAAVVDKLKPDIVIIDSIQTIYRSELESSPGSVSQLRESTAAIIQIAKAKNISFFLIGHITKEGFIAGPKVLEHMVDTVLQFEGERTHSYRVLRAIKNRFGSTNEIGIFEMTGTGLMEVRNPSEVFLSQRSRGISGSTVSASMEGTRPILIEVQALVSSSGYSVPQRTATGFDYKRLAILIAVLEKKIGIHLSKFDVFLNIAGGIKIDEPSIDLAAAISICSSFKDTSIDADMLILGEIGLSGEIRGISFAERRIQEALKLGFKKVVLPNSNMKNFKPSKEIEYIPVESIQDAIRLIL, from the coding sequence GTGCAAACCGATAAACACAAGCTTAAATCCAGAAGCAGTGATATCGTTAGTGCAAAATTAACAAATCTTTCAAAAGTTGCTGATATAAATATTACTGAAGATAAAAGAATTGTAAGCACAATTGAAGAGCTAGACCGTGTTTTGGGAGGTGGAGTTGTACCGGGTTCAGTTGTTCTTGTTGGCGGTGATCCCGGAATCGGTAAATCTACACTTATGATGCAGCTTAGCGATAAAATAAAAAACAATACAATTCTTTATGTAAGCGGAGAGGAATCTCCCAAACAGATAAAGCTTAGATGTGAACGACTCGGCTTTGCTCATGATGAATTTTACATACTATCAGAAACCAGCCTTGAAATTATAGCTGCAGTTGTTGATAAGCTAAAACCTGATATAGTTATCATTGATTCTATACAGACTATCTACAGAAGTGAGCTTGAATCCAGCCCTGGAAGTGTTTCACAGCTTCGCGAATCAACCGCTGCAATTATTCAGATTGCCAAAGCTAAGAATATTTCATTCTTTCTTATCGGGCATATTACCAAAGAAGGCTTTATAGCCGGTCCCAAAGTGCTTGAACATATGGTTGATACTGTTCTTCAGTTCGAAGGTGAAAGAACACACTCTTACCGAGTTTTACGGGCTATAAAGAACAGGTTTGGCTCTACAAATGAGATCGGGATATTTGAAATGACAGGTACCGGGCTTATGGAAGTCCGAAACCCCAGTGAAGTATTCCTTTCTCAGCGTTCAAGAGGAATTTCAGGCAGCACGGTTTCTGCAAGTATGGAAGGAACACGCCCGATTTTGATAGAAGTTCAGGCACTGGTTTCTTCATCCGGGTATTCAGTTCCGCAGCGTACTGCAACCGGGTTTGATTATAAAAGGCTGGCAATTTTAATTGCCGTGCTTGAAAAAAAGATCGGGATCCATCTTTCTAAATTTGATGTTTTCCTGAATATTGCAGGCGGTATTAAAATTGATGAACCATCCATCGATCTTGCTGCTGCGATCAGTATATGCTCAAGCTTTAAAGATACTTCAATTGACGCAGATATGCTTATACTTGGAGAAATAGGCTTGAGCGGAGAAATTCGCGGAATAAGCTTCGCTGAAAGGCGCATACAGGAAGCGCTTAAGCTTGGTTTTAAAAAAGTAGTGCTTCCTAACAGCAATATGAAAAATTTTAAACCCTCCAAAGAAATTGAATATATCCCCGTTGAAAGCATCCAGGATGCTATCCGGTTAATTTTGTAA